In Chaetodon auriga isolate fChaAug3 chromosome 7, fChaAug3.hap1, whole genome shotgun sequence, a genomic segment contains:
- the cdon gene encoding cell adhesion molecule-related/down-regulated by oncogenes, which yields MDSGLRVLLSTVLCLSQSLIISCSSQYPFFRSEPASLVQSRGSVARLLCLVSPPSAVVSWRFRGRPLDQDTLPGVELNEGSLTISSLKPSHVGVYQCVAHLDRGLAIASRLARVAIAEISEYGDGRRRSLSVQEGSTVLIECPLPHSVPPALPRLRVRGERIEVSTGDYLVLPSGNLQIISVSAQHQGMYKCGAFNPVTGETVMQPHGTKLSVKHSDSSAPVRIVYPTSPVTVPVQQSHPLILECAVSGSPAPAARWFKNGKEVTPGPSHQRQHNNLAFAAVTRDDEGSYTCAAESEQGTVTSANYTVNVLEPVSITEGLTNQHVSPGASARFTCAAKGNPSPNITWLFNAIPITPSHRFQISGSSLVITDVTPQDEGAFQCLLDNGIGSAQSYGILTTQSDPQLGSTAGVLLEASPSLNPMQSDEGHERFLTEDEGDTVNLPADRGPDRPTPEAPIIISPPQTHKPDVYDLEWRAGRDGGSPINAYFVKYRKVDEMGTVVGSWHTVRVPGSEKTLRLSELESSSLYEVLMVARSSAGEGQPAMLTFRTGKEKSTTSNKNPSKPPVISVPPKAPEDKTPNTHFGVVIHDRVPEAPDRPTISMATESSVYVTWIPRANGGSPITAFRVEYRRGRSAEWVVAADNISPLKLSVEVRNLEPGSTYKFRVVAMNMYGESPHSIPSKLYQVPQASPRIADRPVVGPHISSTDAISDTQIMLRWTYSPSSNNNTPIQGFYIYYRPTDSDNDSDYKRDVVEGVKHWHMIGHLQPETSYDIKMQCFNDGGESEYSNVMICETRARQSPGSPSQHPITPPGPHPQEPQSPPGGLLYLIVGCVLGVMVLILLAFIAMCLWRNRQQNNMHKYDPPGYLYQPAEMNGHVLEYTTLPGSSRINGGVHGGYGHSGPILPQGCHHLHHKLPNGLALLNGTGGLFSPGHPHSHDGTLPHGARDCEHSHPHHHHNGGGMYTALPQTDSSDCMSCQNLCNNNRCYNKTNGTFSSGTLPLMHRVAPCQQDGLEMVPLGQVSSQCHGLDSQMHSGDQGADAGYQPDEHKESSPSQHSCCLVGNNENCPADNTAEEELECVDTEGPVVCWESLGLPDLDCDEKPGWISSSSLAGELIQPGPQEV from the exons ATGGACAGTGGCCTAAGGGTCCTCCTGTCCACTGTGCTGTGTCTCAGCCAGTCCCTGATTATCAGCTGCTCAT CTCAGTATCCCTTTTTCCGCTCTGAGCCTGCCTCCCTGGTTCAGAGTCGAGGCTCCGTTGCTCGTCTGCTCTGCTTAGTAAGTCCTCCGTCAGCGGTGGTTTCCTGGCGCTTCAGAGGCCGTCCCCTGGACCAGGACACCCTTCCTGGTGTGGAGCTCAACGAGGGCTCCCTCACCATCTCCTCCCTTAAGCCCAGCCATGTTGGCGTCTATCAGTGTGTGGCACACTTAGACCGTGGGCTGGCCATCGCCAGCCGCCTTGCACGCGTGGCCATAGCAG aaaTCTCAGAATATGGCGATGGCAGACGGCGGTCGCTATCAGTGCAGGAAGGCAGCACTGTTCTTATAGAGTGTCCTCTGCCGCACAGCGTCCCCCCGGCTCTTCCCAGACTAAGAGTACGAGGGGAGCGGATAGAAGTGTCCACAG gCGACTATTTAGTTCTTCCATCTGGAAATCTTCAGATTATCTCTGTGTCAGCCCAGCACCAGGGCATGTATAAATGTGGTGCGTTCAACCCTGTTACAGGGGAAACCGTCATGCAGCCTCATGGTACTAAACTATCAGTGAAAC ACTCAGACTCCTCGGCCCCAGTGCGGATAGTTTATCCCACCTCCCCAGTGACTGTTCCGGTGCAGCAGTCGCACCCGCTGATATTGGAGTGTGCCGTGTCCGGCAGTCCTGCACCGGCAGCCAGGTGGTTTAAGAACGGTAAAGAGGTCACACCGGGGCCTTCTCACCAACGACAGCACAACAACCTGGCCTTTGCTGCTGTGACGAGGGACGATGAAGGGagttacacctgtgctgctgAGAGCGAGCAGGGGACCGTGACCTCCGCTAACTatactgtgaatgttcttg agcCTGTGTCAATCACAGAGGGCCTGACCAACCAGCACGTCTCTCCTGGCGCCTCTGCTCGTTTTACCTGCGCAGCGAAAGGAAACCCTTCCCCAAACATCACCTGGCTGTTCAACGCCATCCCCATCACCCCGTCGCATCGCTTTCAGATCTCTGGATCCTCACTTGTTATTACAGACGTGACGCCGCAGGACGAGGGCGCGTTTCAGTGTCTGCTGGACAACGGGATTGGCTCTGCACAGTCATATGGGATTCTTACAACGCAGTCAG ATCCTCAGCTGGGCTCCACTGctggtgtgctgctggaggcctcACCATCGCTCAACCCCATGCAGAGCGACGAGGGCCACGAGCGCTTCCTGACCGAAGACGAAGGCGACACCGTCAACCTGCCGGCCGACAGAGGTCCCGACCGTCCGACTCCAGAGGCGCCGATCATCATCAGCCCGCCTCAGACTCACAAACCTGACGTGTATGACCTCGAGTGGAGGGCCGGTCGTGATGGAGGGAGTCCGATCAACGCCTATTTTGTTAAATACCGTAAG GTCGATGAAATGGGAACAGTGGTGGGGAGCTGGCATACCGTCCGTGTCCCTGGCAGTGAGAAGACCCTGAGGCTGTCGGAGCTGGAGTCCTCCAGTCTCTACGAGGTGCTGATGGTGGCTCGAAGTTCAGCGGGGGAGGGCCAGCCGGCCATGCTCACCTTCCGCACCGGCAAGG AGAAGAGCACCACCTCCAACAAGAATCCGTCCAAGCCTCCCGTCATCTCCGTGCCCCCGAAGGCTCCGGAGGACAAAACCCCCAACACGCACTTTGGCGTCGTCATACACGACAGAG TCCCCGAGGCTCCCGATCGTCCCACCATCTCCATGGCGACTGAAAGTTCGGTGTACGTCACATGGATCCCGAGAGCCAACGGCGGCTCTCCGATCACGGCCTTCCGCGTGGAGTACAGGCGCGGCCGCAGCGCAGAGTGGGTCGTAGCTGCGGATAATATCTCGCCTCTCAAGCTGTCGGTGGAAGTCCGCAATCTGGAGCCTG GCTCCACCTACAAGTTTCGCGTCGTAGCCATGAACATGTACGGCGAGAGTCCTCACAGCATCCCATCGAAGCTGTACCAGGTGCCCCAGGCCAGCCCGCGCATCGCAGACCGCCCTGTGGTCGGACCTCACATCTCGTCCACAGACGCCATCAGCGACACGCAGATCATGCTGCGCTGGACT TACAGTCCCTCGAGTAACAACAACACTCCGATCCAAGGCTTCTACATTTACTACCGGCCCACAGACAGCGACAATGACAGCGACTACAAAAGAGATGTGGTCGAAG GTGTGAAACACTGGCACATGATTGGACATCTCCAGCCTGAGACCTCCTATGATATCAAGATGCAGTGCTTTAATGATGGAGGGGAGAGTGAATACAGCAACGTCATGATCTGTGAGACCAGag CACGTCAGTCCCCGGGGTCGCCCAGCCAGCACCCCATCACCCCGCCTGGCCCCCACCCGCAGGAGCCGCAAAGCCCACCTGGAGGACTGCTCTACCTGATTGTGGGCTGCGTTTTGGGAGTGATGGTGCTCATCCTGCTGGCTTTTATCGCCATGTGTCTGTGGAGGAATCGGCAGCAGAACAACATGCACA AGTATGACCCTCCTGGCTACCTGTACCAGCCAGCAGAGATGAACGGCCACGTTCTGGAGTACACCACGCTGCCTGGCTCCAGCCGCATTAACGGCGGCGTCCACGGGGGCTACGGGCACAGCGGCCCCATCTTACCCCAAGGATGCCATCACCTCCATCACAAACTCCCCAACGGCTTGGCGCTGCTCAACGGCACCGGCGGCCTGTTCTCGCCCGGACACCCACACAGCCACGATGGCACCCTGCCGCATGGCGCCCGGGACTGCGAGCACTCGCACCCTCACCACCACCATAAC GGTGGAGGCATGTACACAGCTCTGCCCCAAACAGACTCCTCTGACTGTATGAGCTGTCAGAAcctctgcaacaacaacag ATGTTACAACAAGACCAATGGCACTTTCTCCAGCGGCACTCTGCCTCTAATGCATCGTGTGGCGCCCTGCCAGCAGGACGGGCTGGAGATGGTGCCTCTGGGCCAGGTTTCATCCCAGTGCCACGGCCTCGACAGCCAGATGCACTCTGGTGACCAGGGGGCCGACGCGGGGTACCAGCCAGACGAGCACAAGGAGTCCTCGCCCTCACAGCATTCCTGCTGTCTGGTCGGGAACAATGAAAACTGTCCAGCAGACAACACTG ctgaggaggagctggagtgCGTGGACACGGAGGGGCCTGTGGTGTGCTGGGAGAGCCTCGGCCTGCCAGACTTGGACTGTGACGAAAAGCCTGGGTGgatctccagcagcagcctggcagGAGAGCTGATCCAGCCCGGCCCACAGGAGGTCTGA